A genome region from Christensenella minuta includes the following:
- a CDS encoding ABC transporter permease has protein sequence MNTTGNTEMMQIKKKLTVKEFLIKYNAILILAALIIISAILSPVFLSTQNIFNLLRQNTPIMLIAMGMLLVVLTGGIDLSVGSIAAVAGMMISVSIVSWNWTTGFGIFMGIALTLVIGLALGAVNGAFIAFLRMPAFIVTLAMMTIGRGIAYLVTNGQPIRWPEGTGAQALLDFGSKGVGVVPWPVILGAAVLAVFWLLSKYTVFGRLVIATGSNQDAVTLAGINAKKYKFAVYAISGLMCALAGIVMTCRSGTGTPISGEGYELDAIAACVIGGASLSGGRGSVGGTIIGVLILALITNIMNLLSVPAYPQQIVKGIIILASVFVQSVSTKNQD, from the coding sequence ATGAACACAACGGGCAATACGGAAATGATGCAAATCAAGAAGAAACTGACTGTGAAGGAATTCCTGATTAAGTATAACGCCATATTGATTTTGGCGGCGCTTATCATCATCTCGGCGATCCTGTCTCCGGTATTCCTGAGCACACAGAACATCTTTAACCTTCTCCGGCAAAATACGCCGATCATGCTGATTGCGATGGGAATGCTCCTCGTGGTCCTCACAGGCGGGATCGACTTGTCGGTCGGCTCTATTGCGGCCGTTGCAGGCATGATGATTTCCGTCAGTATCGTATCCTGGAACTGGACGACAGGCTTTGGAATCTTTATGGGAATTGCCCTGACGCTTGTCATCGGCCTCGCGCTTGGGGCGGTCAACGGCGCATTCATCGCTTTTTTGCGGATGCCGGCCTTTATCGTAACGCTGGCGATGATGACGATCGGCCGCGGCATCGCCTATCTGGTTACCAACGGGCAGCCGATCCGCTGGCCGGAGGGAACGGGCGCGCAGGCGCTGCTGGACTTCGGAAGCAAAGGCGTGGGCGTCGTTCCGTGGCCGGTCATTCTCGGCGCCGCGGTGCTGGCCGTGTTCTGGCTGCTTTCCAAATATACGGTGTTTGGACGGCTCGTGATCGCAACGGGCTCCAATCAGGATGCGGTCACCCTTGCGGGCATCAACGCCAAAAAATATAAATTTGCGGTCTATGCAATCAGCGGACTCATGTGCGCGCTCGCGGGCATTGTCATGACATGCCGCTCCGGGACGGGCACCCCAATCTCCGGAGAGGGCTATGAGCTTGACGCGATCGCGGCCTGCGTGATCGGCGGCGCGAGCCTCTCGGGCGGACGCGGCTCCGTGGGCGGAACGATCATCGGTGTGCTGATTCTCGCGCTCATCACGAACATCATGAACCTCTTAAGCGTTCCGGCCTATCCGCAGCAGATCGTGAAAGGGATCATCATCCTTGCCTCTGTATTCGTGCAGAGTGTCAGCACTAAAAATCAGGATTAA
- a CDS encoding sugar ABC transporter substrate-binding protein produces MKKKKWYSLLAVVVIALLLFTACTPAETTATESASASTEAQASTEASGEESAPASASTEAAAGEVHEIYQLMPKLSLAGIVNPYVEDRADLDKAWPKEPAAEGTLKIGWTEINQSSDWFIAVKNSAEEKAKEYGYELEFLIAEDDPQTQSQHIDTFITQGVDIIVVDPVNSSAPVADINRAVEAGIPVLCVGAVPENCAALTTLCSNTFMNGYLTGQYMAEQFAADEEISATMIVGVMGSSCTESRLCGAVSGILKQRMEAKGTPYASDEDAWLAGYNLFEEIKSNGKGGSDEAGFQVTGYGTGDWTIEGGLAAAEDLCTANAGMNLMISENDFMAAGALKALTSANMKDQVKIGSVADGTREGLDLIKSGDLLCTGLNSGIEQGEWAIDFIHAIFEEGKDCSDLPLESLFTPGVISKENVDEMYDESIGFYKTQEFQFPQSIPELKAENQ; encoded by the coding sequence ATGAAAAAGAAAAAATGGTATTCTCTTCTGGCGGTTGTGGTGATAGCGCTGCTCCTGTTCACGGCGTGCACGCCGGCTGAAACAACGGCGACGGAATCGGCTTCCGCATCCACTGAAGCGCAAGCAAGCACGGAAGCAAGCGGCGAGGAATCGGCCCCCGCATCCGCTTCAACCGAGGCTGCGGCGGGCGAGGTGCATGAAATCTACCAGCTTATGCCTAAGCTTTCCCTCGCGGGCATCGTCAACCCGTATGTGGAAGACCGTGCGGATCTCGATAAGGCATGGCCCAAAGAGCCCGCGGCGGAAGGAACGCTCAAAATTGGCTGGACCGAAATTAACCAGTCCAGCGATTGGTTTATCGCAGTCAAGAACAGTGCGGAAGAAAAAGCAAAGGAATATGGCTATGAGCTCGAATTCCTGATCGCGGAAGACGATCCGCAGACGCAGAGCCAGCACATCGATACGTTTATTACGCAGGGCGTTGATATCATCGTTGTCGATCCGGTCAACTCCAGCGCTCCGGTAGCGGATATCAACCGCGCGGTGGAGGCTGGCATCCCGGTGCTCTGTGTCGGCGCGGTTCCGGAAAACTGCGCGGCTCTCACCACGCTTTGCTCCAATACGTTCATGAACGGCTACCTGACGGGGCAGTATATGGCGGAACAGTTCGCGGCGGACGAAGAGATCAGCGCAACGATGATCGTCGGCGTTATGGGAAGCTCCTGTACGGAAAGCCGCCTGTGCGGCGCGGTATCCGGTATTTTAAAGCAAAGGATGGAAGCAAAGGGAACGCCCTACGCTTCAGATGAAGATGCGTGGCTGGCCGGCTATAACCTGTTTGAAGAAATCAAATCGAACGGCAAAGGCGGCAGCGACGAAGCCGGCTTCCAGGTAACGGGCTACGGAACCGGCGACTGGACGATCGAAGGCGGCCTCGCGGCGGCAGAAGACCTTTGCACGGCAAACGCGGGTATGAACCTGATGATCTCTGAAAACGACTTTATGGCGGCAGGCGCCCTTAAAGCGCTTACTTCCGCAAATATGAAAGACCAGGTAAAGATCGGTTCGGTTGCGGACGGCACGCGCGAGGGCCTCGACCTTATCAAAAGCGGCGACCTTCTGTGCACAGGCCTCAATTCCGGCATCGAGCAGGGCGAATGGGCGATCGATTTTATCCACGCGATTTTCGAGGAAGGCAAAGACTGTTCCGACCTTCCGCTTGAATCCCTGTTTACCCCCGGCGTTATCAGTAAGGAAAATGTAGACGAAATGTATGACGAAAGCATCGGATTTTATAAGACGCAGGAATTCCAGTTTCCACAGTCCATCCCGGAGCTGAAAGCGGAGAATCAATAA